One Mycobacterium sp. SMC-4 DNA window includes the following coding sequences:
- a CDS encoding APC family permease: protein MTAEFLTGTHESKLKRALGTPSLVLFGLVYMVPLTVFTTYGIVTETSGGRLPLAYLVTTVAMVFTALSYARMAAAIPIAGSAYTYTQRTFGPPVGFVAGWSLLLDYLFLPMINYLVIGLYLNAALPGLPNWVIIVVAITVVTVLNIVGIVSVARTNFLIIAVQAIFIVVFLVLALGQVAGSGTVSLLAPFTGDGSAAGMGPLLAGAAILCLSFLGFDAVSTLSEEAKDAKRSVPRAIMIATIVSGAIFITLSYVSHLVFPSHDFTDVDSGSLDVMVAAGGRFLDTFFTAAYVAGALGSALTSQASVSRILYAMGRDGILPRKVFGHISARFSTPVYVILVVSVISLAAIVIDLGMLASLISFGALVAFSAVNLSVIKHYFVDRGERNVVLNVILPGIGFSLTAWLWTSLSGQTLVFGLIWMAVGLLWLVVVTRGFRRPTPVLDLRE from the coding sequence ATGACTGCGGAATTCCTCACCGGAACCCACGAGAGCAAGCTGAAGCGTGCGCTCGGCACACCCTCGCTGGTGCTGTTCGGTCTGGTGTACATGGTGCCCCTGACGGTGTTCACGACCTACGGGATCGTCACCGAGACTTCGGGTGGTCGGCTACCGCTGGCCTACCTGGTGACGACCGTCGCGATGGTTTTCACCGCACTGTCGTATGCCCGGATGGCCGCGGCCATTCCGATCGCGGGCTCGGCCTACACCTACACCCAACGCACCTTCGGTCCGCCGGTCGGCTTCGTTGCCGGCTGGTCGCTGTTGCTGGACTACCTGTTCCTGCCGATGATCAACTACCTCGTCATCGGGTTGTATCTGAACGCGGCGCTGCCGGGGTTACCGAACTGGGTCATCATTGTCGTCGCGATCACCGTGGTCACGGTGCTCAACATCGTCGGCATCGTGTCAGTGGCGCGCACCAATTTCCTCATCATCGCCGTGCAGGCGATCTTCATCGTGGTGTTCCTGGTGCTGGCCCTGGGGCAGGTCGCCGGTTCGGGTACCGTCAGCCTGCTGGCGCCTTTCACCGGGGACGGCAGCGCCGCCGGGATGGGCCCGCTGTTGGCCGGCGCGGCCATCCTGTGCCTGTCGTTCCTGGGCTTCGATGCGGTGTCCACGTTGTCCGAGGAGGCCAAGGACGCCAAAAGGTCGGTGCCGCGGGCGATCATGATCGCCACCATCGTGTCCGGGGCGATCTTCATCACCCTGTCCTACGTGTCGCACCTGGTGTTCCCGTCGCACGACTTCACCGATGTCGACTCGGGATCGCTGGATGTCATGGTCGCCGCCGGTGGGCGGTTCCTCGATACCTTCTTCACCGCGGCCTACGTCGCCGGAGCCCTGGGTTCGGCATTGACCTCGCAGGCCTCGGTGTCGCGGATCCTCTACGCGATGGGCCGCGACGGGATCTTGCCGCGCAAGGTGTTCGGACACATCTCGGCACGGTTCAGCACCCCGGTGTACGTGATCCTGGTGGTCAGCGTCATCTCGCTGGCCGCGATCGTCATCGACCTCGGCATGCTGGCCTCGCTGATCAGTTTCGGCGCGCTGGTTGCCTTCTCGGCGGTGAACCTGTCGGTCATCAAGCACTACTTCGTCGATCGGGGCGAACGCAATGTCGTGCTCAACGTCATCCTGCCCGGCATCGGGTTCTCGCTGACGGCGTGGTTGTGGACCAGTTTGTCCGGGCAGACATTGGTGTTCGGATTGATCTGGATGGCCGTCGGCCTGCTGTGGCTGGTGGTGGTCACCCGTGGATTCCGCCGGCCGACCCCGGTGCTCGACCTACGGGAGTGA
- a CDS encoding amidohydrolase: MSSVLFTGGVVWTGGADTDAVLVTDGLVEALGDAARARAGAAQQVDLQGGFLMPSFGDGHAHPLYGGLEAVGPPVRQCTSVEEIVHAVRRYADAHPDQDWIVGASYDGSLAPGGLFDARWLDAAVPDRPVVLRAWDYHTVWCNTAALQRAGITADTPDPPLGEIPHRADGSVLGTLREWGAVDLVTDVMPPRDEQTRIDALGTAADYYLARGVTWVQDAWVEPADVATYAEAARRGVLRMRFNLALYADPRYFDTQVTQFAEQRALVEQARNPLLTAQTVKFFADGVVENETGALLAPYCSGLHSHTGMRNWAGESLAEAARRVDELGLQIHIHAIGDAAVRQALDAVEYVVRHNGPRDRRPVIAHCQLVGDADLSRFAALGVIPNMQPLWAQLDALMTVLTVPRLGPERAEKQYPIRTLDTSGAALSFGSDWPVSSGAPLDGIAVATSRRTAEGIPAGGWTPHEILPIERALSAYTAAVAYQGFAEQTWGSIAPGASADLVWLDRDPRTVAALELPGVDVRATYLRGAQAYRAEN, translated from the coding sequence ATGAGTTCGGTGTTGTTCACCGGCGGTGTGGTCTGGACCGGCGGGGCAGACACCGACGCCGTTCTGGTGACCGACGGCCTCGTCGAAGCGCTCGGTGACGCCGCCCGCGCCCGGGCTGGAGCGGCCCAGCAGGTCGACCTCCAGGGCGGTTTTCTGATGCCGTCGTTCGGAGATGGACACGCCCACCCGCTCTACGGCGGTCTGGAGGCGGTCGGACCCCCGGTGCGACAGTGCACGTCGGTCGAGGAGATCGTGCACGCGGTCCGGCGGTACGCCGACGCGCACCCTGACCAGGACTGGATCGTCGGCGCGTCCTACGACGGCAGCCTGGCACCCGGTGGGCTGTTCGACGCCCGCTGGCTCGATGCCGCTGTGCCCGACCGCCCGGTGGTGCTGCGCGCCTGGGACTACCACACGGTGTGGTGCAACACGGCGGCGCTGCAGCGTGCCGGCATCACTGCCGACACCCCGGATCCCCCATTGGGTGAGATTCCGCACCGCGCAGACGGTTCGGTTCTCGGGACGCTGCGGGAGTGGGGCGCTGTCGATCTGGTGACCGACGTGATGCCGCCCCGCGACGAGCAGACCCGGATCGACGCGCTGGGCACCGCCGCCGACTACTACCTGGCCCGCGGGGTGACGTGGGTGCAGGACGCGTGGGTGGAACCGGCCGACGTCGCGACCTACGCCGAGGCCGCGCGCCGTGGGGTCTTGCGCATGCGGTTCAATCTCGCGCTGTACGCCGATCCCCGATACTTCGACACGCAGGTGACGCAGTTCGCCGAGCAGCGAGCCCTCGTCGAGCAGGCCCGCAACCCGCTGCTCACCGCGCAGACGGTGAAGTTCTTCGCCGACGGCGTGGTCGAGAACGAGACGGGTGCTCTGTTGGCACCGTATTGCTCTGGCCTGCACAGTCATACCGGCATGCGCAACTGGGCGGGTGAGTCGCTGGCCGAGGCGGCGCGCCGGGTGGACGAACTGGGGTTGCAGATCCACATCCACGCCATCGGTGACGCCGCGGTGCGTCAGGCGCTCGACGCCGTCGAATACGTGGTGCGCCACAACGGTCCCCGCGACCGCCGCCCGGTGATCGCGCACTGTCAGCTGGTCGGCGACGCCGACCTGTCCCGGTTCGCCGCCCTCGGGGTGATCCCGAACATGCAGCCGCTGTGGGCGCAGCTCGACGCGCTGATGACGGTCCTCACGGTCCCGCGACTGGGCCCTGAGCGTGCCGAGAAGCAATACCCGATTCGCACCCTCGACACCTCGGGCGCCGCATTGAGTTTCGGCTCAGACTGGCCGGTGTCCTCGGGTGCGCCATTGGACGGGATCGCGGTGGCCACGTCGCGACGCACCGCCGAGGGGATCCCGGCCGGCGGTTGGACGCCCCACGAGATCCTTCCGATCGAGCGCGCGCTGTCGGCCTATACCGCGGCGGTGGCCTATCAGGGCTTCGCCGAGCAGACCTGGGGCAGCATCGCCCCGGGCGCCAGTGCCGACCTGGTCTGGCTGGATCGCGATCCACGAACCGTCGCCGCCCTGGAGCTTCCCGGCGTGGACGTCCGGGCCACCTACCTGCGGGGTGCGCAGGCATACCGGGCCGAGAACTGA
- a CDS encoding nitrilase-related carbon-nitrogen hydrolase: protein MLTLTADPAPPLSRSTPSDRPPLRVGLMQHRWREDPAELVTTLRSGIDRAAAEGATAVFLPEITLLRYPADVRGGSAAVALTEDLTDGPTFALAAEAARANGIFVHASLYERAPDAEAPGFNTAILVSPAGELVGRTRKLHIPISAGYYEDTYFRPGPGTDPYPVYQPDGLGARIGMPTCWDEWFPEVARCYSLGGAEVLVYPTAIGSEPVFPDFDTRPLWQQVIVAHGISNGLFMVVPNRVGNEGALSFYGSSFISDPYGRILVQAPRDDEAVLVADLDLDQRRDWLELFPFLLTRRPDTYTALTEAVDTQHPYGVGQRATEVIR, encoded by the coding sequence ATGCTGACTCTCACCGCCGATCCGGCCCCACCGTTGTCCCGGTCGACGCCGTCGGACCGGCCGCCCCTGCGGGTCGGCCTGATGCAACATCGATGGCGCGAGGACCCCGCCGAACTGGTCACGACGCTGCGCTCGGGCATCGATCGGGCCGCCGCCGAGGGCGCCACGGCGGTGTTCCTGCCCGAGATCACCCTGTTGCGTTACCCGGCCGACGTCCGCGGTGGCAGCGCTGCGGTCGCACTGACCGAGGATCTGACCGACGGGCCGACGTTCGCGCTGGCCGCCGAGGCTGCGAGGGCCAACGGCATCTTCGTGCACGCCTCGCTCTACGAGCGGGCCCCTGACGCCGAGGCGCCGGGGTTCAACACCGCGATCCTGGTCTCGCCGGCCGGGGAACTGGTGGGGCGTACCCGCAAACTGCACATCCCGATCTCGGCGGGCTACTACGAGGACACCTACTTTCGCCCCGGCCCGGGCACCGATCCGTACCCGGTCTACCAACCCGATGGCCTGGGCGCCCGCATCGGGATGCCGACCTGCTGGGACGAATGGTTTCCGGAGGTGGCGCGCTGCTACTCGCTGGGCGGCGCCGAGGTGCTCGTCTATCCGACGGCGATCGGGTCGGAGCCGGTGTTCCCCGACTTCGACACCCGTCCGCTGTGGCAGCAGGTCATCGTCGCTCACGGCATCAGCAACGGGTTGTTCATGGTGGTGCCCAACCGGGTCGGGAACGAGGGTGCCCTGTCGTTCTACGGTTCGTCGTTCATCTCCGACCCGTACGGCCGGATCCTGGTGCAGGCGCCGCGCGACGACGAGGCGGTGTTGGTGGCCGATCTCGACCTCGACCAACGCCGTGACTGGCTCGAGTTGTTCCCTTTCCTGCTGACCCGCCGGCCCGACACCTATACGGCGCTGACCGAAGCCGTTGACACACAACACCCTTACGGCGTGGGTCAGCGAGCCACCGAGGTCATCCGATGA
- a CDS encoding TetR/AcrR family transcriptional regulator C-terminal domain-containing protein: MGRPRIRLLSTDRIAEAALDLVVSTGGFTIASVAHKLNVQPSSLYNHVSGRDDIVELLRERAMAEVELPADDPARPWRDIVADIMRSYRDSYARYPQLIPLLTEYAVNSPQAITMYNALAVTLTRAGFSAADTLRAITLMDSFVLGAALDVAAPDQPWLARAEVVPELAAALATGAPKPQRADDAFEFGLEVLLRGLSP, translated from the coding sequence ATGGGTCGTCCGCGCATCCGACTGCTGTCGACCGACCGCATCGCCGAGGCCGCGCTGGACCTGGTGGTCAGCACCGGCGGCTTCACCATCGCCTCGGTGGCACACAAGCTGAATGTGCAGCCGTCGTCGCTGTACAACCACGTGTCCGGCCGTGACGACATCGTCGAGCTGCTGCGGGAACGGGCCATGGCCGAGGTCGAACTGCCCGCCGACGACCCTGCGCGGCCGTGGCGCGACATCGTCGCCGACATCATGCGGTCCTATCGCGACAGCTACGCCCGCTACCCGCAACTGATTCCGCTGCTGACCGAGTACGCGGTGAACAGCCCGCAGGCGATCACGATGTACAACGCACTGGCGGTGACGTTGACGCGGGCGGGCTTCTCGGCTGCCGACACGCTGCGCGCCATCACGCTGATGGACTCGTTCGTGCTGGGCGCCGCACTTGATGTTGCCGCTCCGGATCAGCCGTGGCTCGCGCGAGCCGAGGTGGTGCCCGAGTTGGCCGCGGCGCTGGCCACCGGGGCGCCGAAACCCCAACGCGCCGACGATGCGTTCGAGTTCGGCCTCGAGGTGCTGTTGCGCGGGTTGAGTCCGTGA
- a CDS encoding DUF4344 domain-containing metallopeptidase — translation MRGVVVAGLAVALVAAGCAGGAQEAPSQTSPVAAPTQSDDVASDDGGGTMIVTYQDAESPEAVNGRALLQDNTLLEDLADDINESLILPYDVELIGAECGEANAFWDPENDSVTLCYEDVDLALATFTEDGSPDPTASALNSEIATFYHEVGHMVISLYDLPVTGREEDVADQLAAYVLLAPGDDGRPDPDSVQAVKDFARTFQALGDQRAELGADDFADVHSLDETRTYNLQCWIYGADPDANADLVGEGALPQERADGCEDEYLQLDNAWSTLLEPHLK, via the coding sequence ATGCGTGGTGTCGTGGTGGCGGGTCTGGCGGTGGCGCTGGTGGCGGCCGGATGCGCGGGGGGAGCGCAGGAGGCTCCCTCGCAGACCTCTCCGGTTGCGGCGCCGACCCAGAGCGACGACGTAGCTTCCGACGACGGCGGCGGCACCATGATCGTCACCTACCAGGACGCCGAAAGCCCCGAAGCGGTCAACGGCCGCGCGCTGCTGCAGGACAACACCCTGCTCGAAGACCTCGCCGACGACATCAACGAATCGCTGATCCTGCCCTATGACGTCGAGCTGATCGGCGCCGAATGCGGTGAGGCCAACGCGTTTTGGGATCCCGAGAACGACAGCGTCACGCTGTGTTACGAGGATGTCGATCTGGCGTTGGCGACGTTTACCGAAGACGGCTCGCCGGACCCGACCGCGTCGGCGCTGAACTCCGAGATCGCCACCTTCTATCACGAGGTGGGACACATGGTGATCAGCCTCTACGACCTGCCGGTGACCGGCCGCGAGGAAGACGTCGCCGACCAACTGGCCGCCTATGTGCTGCTGGCGCCCGGCGACGACGGCCGCCCGGATCCCGATTCGGTGCAGGCGGTCAAGGATTTCGCCCGCACCTTCCAGGCGCTGGGTGACCAGCGGGCAGAGCTCGGTGCCGACGATTTCGCCGACGTCCATTCCCTCGACGAGACACGCACCTACAACCTGCAGTGCTGGATTTACGGCGCCGACCCGGATGCCAACGCTGATCTGGTCGGCGAGGGCGCACTGCCGCAGGAGCGCGCCGACGGTTGTGAGGACGAGTACCTCCAGCTCGACAATGCGTGGTCGACGTTGCTCGAGCCGCACCTGAAGTAG
- a CDS encoding esterase family protein, translating to MAHLARRILRVGARVAVALSLTAALLTVTPPTAAQAFSRAGLPIEQLDVPSPSMGRTIRVEFQHGGPHSVLLLDGLRAQDDHNGWNINTAAFEWFHDSGVSVIMPVGGQSSFYADWYRPAKGHAGTLTYKWETFLTRELPNWLATNRGQDPFGNAVVGLSMSGSAALTLAAWHPRMFKFAASLSGYLAPSRGLWPTLINLAMQDAGGYNSFDMWGKPGSPAWLRADPTVNINRLVANRTALWIYCGNGVTSDLEPGADFGTRFSAGYLETITLSTNKEFRDKYLAAGGRNAVFNFPPNGTHSWGYWGAQLQAMKADIIRLLAPPPPPPPPPPAPAAPPPPAPPAG from the coding sequence GTGGCCCACCTCGCACGCCGGATCCTGCGCGTCGGCGCACGCGTGGCCGTCGCGTTGTCCCTGACTGCCGCACTGCTGACCGTGACGCCGCCGACTGCGGCGCAGGCATTCTCCCGCGCGGGTCTGCCGATCGAGCAACTCGATGTCCCGTCGCCGTCGATGGGTCGCACCATCCGGGTCGAATTCCAGCACGGCGGACCGCATTCGGTGCTACTGCTCGACGGACTGCGCGCTCAGGACGACCACAACGGCTGGAACATCAACACCGCCGCATTCGAGTGGTTCCACGATTCCGGTGTCTCGGTGATCATGCCGGTCGGCGGTCAATCCAGCTTCTATGCCGACTGGTATCGGCCGGCGAAGGGCCATGCCGGCACTCTGACCTACAAGTGGGAGACGTTCCTGACCCGCGAGCTGCCGAACTGGCTGGCCACCAACAGGGGCCAGGACCCGTTCGGTAACGCCGTTGTGGGACTGTCGATGTCGGGCAGCGCAGCCTTGACTCTGGCGGCGTGGCATCCCCGGATGTTCAAGTTCGCCGCATCGCTGTCGGGATATCTGGCGCCGTCGCGCGGGTTGTGGCCGACGCTGATCAACCTCGCGATGCAGGACGCCGGCGGCTACAACTCGTTCGACATGTGGGGCAAGCCCGGCTCACCGGCGTGGCTGCGCGCCGACCCGACCGTCAACATCAACCGACTCGTCGCCAACCGCACCGCGCTGTGGATCTATTGCGGCAACGGGGTGACCTCGGATCTTGAGCCCGGCGCCGACTTCGGCACCCGGTTCAGTGCGGGCTATCTGGAGACCATCACGCTGAGCACCAACAAGGAGTTCCGCGACAAGTACCTCGCCGCCGGCGGACGCAACGCGGTCTTCAATTTCCCGCCCAACGGCACGCACAGCTGGGGGTATTGGGGAGCCCAGCTGCAGGCGATGAAAGCCGACATCATCAGGCTGTTGGCACCGCCCCCACCCCCACCGCCGCCCCCACCGGCACCGGCGGCGCCTCCCCCACCTGCACCACCAGCGGGGTGA
- a CDS encoding glycogen/starch/alpha-glucan phosphorylase translates to MTDVRNDPSTEVNGVPLGPTGQTRTGLSADALRAAVTDHLVYSIARPPAVLTPEHYYKALSLAVRDRMQKRWMATTQNWLDLSAKVVCYLSAEFLMGPQLGNNLLALGIEEQARAALAELGQDLDVILACEGEPGLGNGGLGRLAACYLDSLAALERPSVGYGIRYEFGIFSQEISDGWQVEKTDNWLVHGNPWEIDKPDASYLVNWGGHTESYTDVTGRQRVRWVPQRVLKGVAYDTPVQGYGVNTCNTLTLWSARAVESFALDAFNTGDFYRAVDEEVISETVSKVLYPNDEPEAGKRLRLLQQYFFVTCSLQDILDIHLHRAHRPLHALPDKWAIQLNDTHPSIAVAELMRLLIDDHQLDWDTAWDLTVRTFGYTNHTLLPEALETWPLSIFGEALPRHLELIYEINARFLDEVRAAFPDDDDRVRRMSLISEDGRSVRMAHLATVGSHTVNGVAALHSELLKSSVLKDFYEMWPQRFGNVTNGVTPRRFLTLSNPGLRELLDDTIGPGWMTNLDRLKGLESRVNDPEFRQRWREVKRANKSRLAEYVHASTGIELDPTWMFDVQVKRIHEYKRQHLMVLHIIALYHRLKSDPSLSIPPRVFIFGGKAAPGYYMAKRIIKLINAVGETVNADPEVNRCLKVVFLPNFNVKTAHLVYPAANLSEQISTAGKEASGTGNMKFMINGALTIGTLDGANVEIRQEAGSENFFLFGLTEAQVAEVKAHGYRPLNHVESDPELAAVLELIARGEFTRGDTEVLRPIVDNLIHDDPFLVLADYRAYVDCQAEVSKAWLEPDAWSRMSIRNTARSGRFSSDRAIKEYCDGIWGVGPMSVPL, encoded by the coding sequence GTGACCGACGTCCGAAACGACCCGTCCACCGAGGTCAACGGCGTACCACTGGGGCCGACCGGGCAAACCCGAACCGGGCTGAGCGCCGATGCGCTGCGTGCCGCAGTGACCGATCATCTGGTGTACTCCATCGCGCGCCCGCCGGCGGTGCTGACCCCTGAGCACTACTACAAGGCGCTATCGCTGGCGGTGCGTGACCGCATGCAGAAGCGGTGGATGGCCACGACGCAGAACTGGCTGGACCTGTCGGCGAAAGTGGTCTGCTACCTGTCCGCGGAGTTCCTGATGGGCCCGCAGCTCGGAAACAACCTGCTCGCGCTGGGCATCGAGGAGCAGGCGCGCGCGGCGCTGGCCGAGCTGGGCCAGGACCTCGACGTGATTCTGGCCTGCGAGGGCGAGCCCGGGCTGGGCAACGGTGGCCTGGGCCGGCTGGCGGCGTGTTATCTGGACTCGCTGGCCGCGCTGGAACGGCCGTCGGTCGGTTACGGCATCCGCTACGAGTTCGGCATCTTCAGTCAGGAGATCAGCGACGGCTGGCAGGTCGAGAAGACCGACAACTGGCTGGTGCACGGCAACCCGTGGGAGATCGACAAGCCCGACGCCAGCTACCTGGTGAACTGGGGCGGGCACACCGAGTCCTACACCGACGTCACCGGTAGGCAGCGGGTGCGCTGGGTTCCTCAGCGGGTGCTCAAGGGCGTCGCCTATGACACCCCGGTGCAGGGCTACGGCGTCAACACCTGCAACACATTGACGCTGTGGAGCGCGCGGGCGGTGGAGTCGTTCGCGCTGGACGCGTTCAACACCGGCGACTTCTATCGCGCCGTGGACGAGGAGGTCATCTCCGAGACGGTGTCGAAGGTGCTTTACCCCAACGACGAACCGGAGGCCGGCAAGCGGTTGCGGCTGCTGCAGCAGTACTTCTTCGTCACCTGCTCGCTGCAGGACATCCTCGACATCCACCTGCACCGCGCCCACCGTCCGCTGCACGCGCTGCCGGACAAGTGGGCGATCCAGCTCAACGACACCCATCCGTCGATCGCGGTGGCCGAGCTGATGCGGCTGCTCATCGACGACCATCAGCTGGACTGGGACACGGCCTGGGACCTGACGGTACGCACGTTCGGCTACACCAACCACACGTTGCTGCCCGAGGCGCTGGAGACCTGGCCGCTGAGCATCTTCGGCGAGGCACTACCGCGGCACCTGGAGTTGATCTACGAGATCAACGCGCGCTTCCTCGACGAGGTGCGCGCAGCGTTCCCCGACGACGACGACCGAGTGCGACGCATGTCGCTGATCTCCGAGGACGGCCGCAGTGTGCGGATGGCGCACCTGGCCACCGTCGGCAGCCACACCGTCAACGGGGTCGCCGCGTTGCACTCGGAATTGTTGAAGTCCAGCGTGCTCAAGGACTTCTACGAAATGTGGCCGCAGCGGTTCGGCAACGTCACCAACGGGGTCACGCCGCGGCGCTTCCTGACGCTGTCCAACCCCGGGCTGCGTGAGCTGCTCGACGACACCATCGGGCCGGGCTGGATGACCAACCTGGACCGCCTCAAAGGGTTGGAGTCCCGGGTCAACGACCCCGAGTTCCGTCAGCGCTGGCGAGAGGTCAAGCGCGCGAACAAGTCCCGGCTCGCCGAGTACGTGCACGCCAGCACCGGTATCGAGCTGGATCCGACCTGGATGTTCGACGTACAGGTCAAGCGCATCCACGAGTACAAGCGGCAGCACCTGATGGTGCTGCACATCATCGCGCTCTATCACCGGCTCAAGTCCGACCCGAGCCTGTCGATACCGCCGCGGGTGTTCATCTTCGGCGGCAAGGCCGCACCCGGCTATTACATGGCCAAGCGGATCATCAAGCTGATCAATGCCGTCGGCGAGACCGTCAACGCCGACCCGGAGGTCAACCGCTGCCTGAAGGTGGTGTTCCTGCCGAACTTCAACGTCAAGACCGCGCACCTGGTCTATCCGGCGGCCAATCTCAGCGAACAGATCTCCACCGCCGGCAAGGAAGCGTCGGGCACCGGCAACATGAAGTTCATGATCAACGGCGCGTTGACCATCGGCACGCTCGACGGTGCCAACGTCGAGATCCGGCAGGAAGCCGGTTCGGAGAATTTCTTCCTGTTCGGGCTGACCGAGGCGCAGGTCGCCGAGGTCAAGGCGCACGGCTATCGGCCGCTGAACCATGTCGAGTCCGACCCGGAGCTGGCCGCGGTGCTGGAATTGATCGCGCGCGGCGAGTTCACCCGCGGTGACACCGAGGTGCTGCGCCCCATCGTCGACAATCTCATCCACGACGACCCGTTCCTGGTGTTGGCCGACTACCGGGCCTACGTCGATTGTCAGGCCGAGGTGTCGAAGGCGTGGCTGGAGCCGGACGCGTGGTCGCGAATGTCGATCCGCAACACCGCACGCAGCGGACGGTTCTCCTCCGATCGGGCGATCAAGGAGTACTGCGACGGCATCTGGGGCGTCGGCCCGATGTCGGTCCCGCTCTGA
- a CDS encoding diguanylate cyclase: protein MSSSAGGSAAGVAGSWERARSGLRALDLLPPPGHLLAWTAAVGVTSYLLRWLATLDGRTFTVAWLAAAFQLVALLTARRRHWPVYLVAFALCQYLPAWLLLGHRPDLAALSTFAAVLLAASVLHTDQDWVRGHTDSLQSWRRFVLYGVVLGPLLAAAIGAASLVVSHQGPVDGRSLLMAGLMWYLTEAVGIAFLAPVLLRWRRYFRRYSARQLVTGLGFSLLMVALGVLAVVESSFVLMFLTGLPALLVLIEFGIAAAFWQMAVGATIVLGATLMHAGPFAAADNFTMGMVHAQVFLLAGYAMVVLVAAALEERNRLTELDHASHEVYDLVADLTGDLVIVVDARGDVLHHAFTGHSNLNLSGDRITRAQWEAEVHADDLRIIAEHWTSRRTGPSQPFRMRSRDGSWCWFVMHSRRSTRGLSAAVLRDVTLEREVQESLTDMAHTDALTGLANRRGLSQRTREVWLRALEADQPLTALFIDVDHFKAYNDHFGHQTGDGCLQEIAAVLQNLADPAACVSARYGGEEFAVVLTGCDSPYTFAAGLASAIRALGIGHPGSPCGVVTVSIGVATVVPRDEVRRPGVAPDPDDAVARLLDRADRALYSAKAGGRNAIAVAPDERMSLGQQVHRPGERVREAAGSRNDE from the coding sequence ATGTCGTCGAGCGCGGGAGGGTCGGCGGCCGGCGTTGCCGGCAGCTGGGAGCGTGCCCGCTCCGGCCTGCGCGCGCTGGACCTGTTGCCCCCGCCCGGGCATCTGCTGGCCTGGACCGCCGCGGTGGGGGTGACGTCCTATCTGTTGCGGTGGCTGGCCACTCTGGACGGCCGCACCTTCACCGTCGCGTGGTTGGCGGCGGCGTTCCAGCTGGTCGCGCTGCTGACAGCGCGGCGTCGGCACTGGCCGGTGTACCTGGTGGCCTTCGCGTTGTGCCAGTACCTGCCCGCCTGGCTGCTGCTGGGACACCGCCCCGACCTGGCGGCGCTGTCGACGTTTGCCGCCGTGCTGCTCGCCGCGTCGGTGCTGCACACCGACCAGGACTGGGTGCGCGGGCACACCGACTCGCTGCAGAGCTGGCGCCGCTTCGTTCTCTACGGTGTGGTGCTGGGCCCGCTGCTGGCGGCGGCGATCGGCGCCGCCAGCCTGGTGGTGAGCCACCAAGGTCCCGTCGATGGACGGTCGTTGCTGATGGCGGGCCTGATGTGGTACCTGACCGAGGCGGTCGGCATCGCGTTCCTGGCGCCCGTCCTGCTGCGCTGGCGGCGGTACTTCCGGCGCTACAGTGCCCGCCAATTGGTGACCGGGTTGGGCTTCTCGCTGCTGATGGTCGCTCTCGGCGTACTGGCGGTCGTCGAGTCCAGCTTCGTGCTGATGTTCCTGACCGGACTGCCGGCGCTGCTGGTGCTCATCGAGTTCGGCATCGCCGCGGCGTTCTGGCAGATGGCCGTCGGGGCGACGATCGTCTTGGGCGCGACCCTGATGCACGCCGGGCCGTTCGCCGCCGCGGACAACTTCACCATGGGGATGGTCCACGCACAGGTGTTCCTGCTCGCCGGCTACGCGATGGTGGTGCTGGTGGCCGCGGCGCTGGAGGAACGCAACCGGCTGACCGAGCTGGACCATGCCAGCCACGAGGTCTACGACCTGGTCGCCGACCTCACCGGCGACCTGGTGATCGTCGTCGACGCCCGCGGCGACGTGCTGCACCACGCGTTCACCGGGCACAGCAACCTGAACCTTTCCGGCGATCGCATCACCCGTGCGCAGTGGGAAGCCGAGGTGCATGCCGACGATCTGAGGATCATCGCCGAACACTGGACCTCCAGGCGGACCGGTCCTTCCCAACCGTTCCGGATGCGGTCCCGCGACGGGTCGTGGTGCTGGTTTGTGATGCACAGCCGCCGCTCGACCAGGGGCCTGTCCGCGGCGGTGCTGCGCGACGTCACGCTGGAGCGCGAGGTGCAGGAGTCGCTGACCGACATGGCGCACACCGATGCGCTCACCGGGCTGGCCAACCGGCGCGGACTCTCTCAGCGCACCCGCGAGGTCTGGTTGCGCGCGCTGGAGGCCGACCAGCCGCTGACCGCGCTGTTCATCGACGTCGACCACTTCAAGGCCTACAACGACCACTTCGGCCACCAGACCGGCGACGGCTGTCTGCAGGAGATCGCCGCGGTGCTGCAGAATCTGGCCGATCCCGCCGCGTGTGTGTCGGCGCGATACGGCGGTGAGGAGTTCGCCGTGGTGCTGACCGGCTGCGACAGCCCCTACACGTTCGCTGCCGGACTGGCCTCGGCGATCCGGGCGCTGGGCATCGGCCACCCCGGCTCGCCGTGCGGCGTCGTGACCGTCAGCATCGGGGTGGCCACCGTGGTACCCCGAGACGAGGTCCGCCGCCCCGGCGTCGCCCCCGACCCCGACGACGCCGTCGCCCGACTGCTCGACCGCGCCGATCGGGCGCTGTACTCGGCCAAGGCCGGCGGCCGCAACGCCATCGCGGTCGCGCCCGACGAGCGGATGTCACTCGGCCAGCAGGTTCACCGCCCGGGCGAACGTGTTCGGGAGGCGGCCGGCAGCCGGAACGATGAATGA